Part of the Quercus robur chromosome 5, dhQueRobu3.1, whole genome shotgun sequence genome, TATGAGTGTCATGATTAATATGTTACAAAATTAAGACTCAACTTCaactaaaatattcttaaaagatcattataaaaaaaaaaagttttagaaagcAATAATTCAACTCTTGTTCTTGAGTTTGTTCCAATGGAGATTCTTACATTctatttgaaaaacaaaatttagcaGTTAATTCATTATCATATAATTTGGACAGGACAGAGAAATAGagcaataatatttttacattgtGTAActcatccaaaaataaaaaagcctgaATACAATTTATGCTCCTTATAATTAGAATATAGAATCTATAGATAACAAATCCAGAAAAAGAGGTTCCCATATAGCCTAACCCATTATGTATGTTGCGGGTTCATTAGACAGTGGCTTCAAATTTGGGAAGAAATAGATCATTCCATTCCTTACTTGGATAGAATTGATCACTTGACTTAGCATCCACTCCAAGTGTGTTGTATTTGGCAGCTTTAATCCCTTATTTACATGCCTAATCAAGGAACTCAGTATTAAGTTTCGTTCTTGTTGAAAATAGTATAATAAAGTAGCACAAAGGAAAATGTGGGTGTGTAAAAGATTTGTtaaatttcttttgaaaatttgaaatttaccaaaaaaaaaaaaaaaatcaatcgtTCATGGACATTGGTTTTTTGGAGCCATAATTTGCTAGTAAAATTGTATaagaaattctaaaatctaaaaaaaaaaaaatgaaaagaaggaaatagggaaaaaaactCAAAGAATAAGGTATAGATATAGACATGAATATCAATCCACCTGAATTGTTGATCCTCACTTAACCAAGTGCAAAGACATTGCTCCAATACCAGAAGACTTTATCCGTGCAAATCTTCTTCAAAATACACAAAACCAACAGATAAAATCAACATGCCATAATTTGCTGATAGAATTATATAAGAAATTGtaaaatctaaaaagaaaaagaaaaaaaaaggatttggcCGCAATAAGGCagtaaacaaaaaactaaaaatttaaaaagaacatgagagagagagagatgcctAGCATATAAATGAGATACACCAACAATTGTATCAAATCTTTCCTGATAAATTCCCGCCTACACACCATCAAATTggaacaaataaataaaacacaaccTATGAAAATCACAacacataaaaactaaaatgataATAACAGAATACATAAGGAAAGATTAGAGTATGTagcttttgaattttatattgagCGATGGCCTTCTTTGCATGTCCTCTCCGCcaatcttttatttgttttattatttttggtttgatacCAGACCTCTAGGGCTCTTAACGTATCaaagactcttttttttcttttcttttttaaaatttgaatttgcaTTAAAGATGGGACGTGAGGATAAGGATGGTAgagttaaataaaattgtaactgCTAGACTCCCAACCCATTATCATCAAACAGTTGGTCCAACTGTTTGATGataatgtttctaaaaaaaaaaagaaaaaactgtttGATGATAatgggaagtttttttttttttttttttttttttttttttttttaaatatgaggGGAGTTTAAACTTGTACGTGGGTGAAAGAGTGGGtgaattttcctcttttttttttttttttttttttggagtagcTGATACATTTTGAATgagaagttatttttttttaggaaattgGGAAACAAAGTAGCGTGTAATGCGTAGTAAGAATGTTTCAAGTTGTTCCTTCTCAAAAAAGCGTGTAATGGTGtaataccctaaaaaaaaaaaaaaaaaaaaaaaagtagcgtaaattcctattaaaaaacaaaaacaaaaaaagagtttgtgttagttttaaattgaGAAACAAATTAAGTAGTGTAACGTAAATTCCTAAAAAACAAACACCAAACCAAGTAGCAGGCTTGCATGTTATTAAAGAATAATAGTGGTcaaagagtttgtgtttgatttaaatTGGGAAACCAAGCAACACAATCTTcgttcaaaaaagaaacaacataatCCATTAAAGCAATTCTCCACATTTTTAAGTCTAAACATAAACTTTTATGCAGTACATCAACTttaccaaacacaaaaagaagTTTTGAAGAATCACAAACTTACCTATACACCTCTTTTGTGCGCTCCATGTCTTGGGGGCGTCAAGCTCTTCGTACATGGCATAGTTAATCCtataaaacaaaaggcaaaacgCAAACAATCAGCAACAAAGTTTAAGCATACGAAATCCAATTAAGCATACGAAAAAAGTTTAAGCATACGAAATCCAATTAAGCGAATTTCAATCCAAATTCTCAAACAGCAATACCTACAATAAGTAAATATATCGCTGCCGATACGATTTCTCTCTTGTAAACCTCTCTAACTCTCTCCTTATtatcccctaaaaaaaaaaaagcataaattcctacatctaaaaaaattaagaagaagcATAAAGATAACAATGGCTTGTTATcaaagagtttgtgtttgatttaaatTAGGAAACTAAGTAGCATAATCCcctaaaaaaaagagtaaattccTACCCCTAAAAAAAAGCGTAAAttccaattatttaaaaaaaaaaaaaaaaaaaaaaaaaaaaaaaaaaaaaaaaaccaaaccaagtAGCGTaatcctctaaaaaaaaatagtgtaaattgcacaaaaaaaaaaaaaaaaaaaaaaaaaaaaaaaaaaaaaaaaaccaaaaaagaagtttatatgaagaaggaaaaaaaaaaaaaaaaagtgaagtgaggaaggagaaggaaatAGTAATTGATCATTTATATGtaactatttttaaataaaatgtaaacaaaggcTATTAAAGGAGTTAAGGGAAGCCATATTGTTTAACTATTTACAAATGATTTTAAATACTTCTTTTGTAGTATAAGGCAGCCCTGTCTTTGGATCACAATACCTACAACATGAAGgaaccatttatttcaaaattacatttaaaaaaaagaagaagaaaaaaaaaaaagagttaacgtgatacatataagaaaaaaaaaaaaagtagaacttaaagaaagtcaatcataaacaaaagaaaagaaaacaaagaggaacttgcaaaagatagaacctgaaaatttgttgaagcctCTGAcagtaaatatttttaatctgaagaaaaggaaagaaggatgtAGAGCTAAATTAAATGTCTTCAATTTGAAGAAGGatgaaagagagaaagtgagatagaaactgCAAAGCGCACGTGAGTTTGTGGTTTTAAAGtgtaggagttttaatttacatatctatccctggtagttgaaaacttgtaagtgggtATGATGAGGGTATCTTAGGCATGAAAAAAGTAGAATCCAAACAGGAGAagtcccttaaatagtagtatagatatttatatatatactattaatagccaaagtttagagaaaatctaactagattttaattggattcttaatTTTACACAATGtgtcttatataattttttattttgtgtcaagtgaattattgaatgtaaaaatcgaagaatccaaatccaattagattctaaattggattttaattggagtctaatttttcGCCACATGTCCatttaagttttatatttttgtgaCGAGTGGATTATGgggtgcaaaaatcaaagagtctaaaaccaattaaattctaaatcacacacacacacgcacacacacgcacacacatataatgagaaacaattacatataaacatatatgattttaaaaaagtataagctaataccatatataatttgaacctcttctataagaaaaatgtataatttgaattgtataattataatatttttaattatttccatGCATATACACGGAGCTacacgtgtgtgtgtgtattaataGGCAAAGcttagagaaagttcaattagaatccaattttgcgtcatgtatCTAAATTTATATGGGGACCACACCAAAATTATCAACTTAAGTTTGTGCTATGTGTCCATAAGGTTTTTAAtatttgtgccaagtgagttaatgagtgcaaaatactaagaatttaatattaatgaactataatatatatatatatatatatatatttatcacatatactcaataaaaatcatcacacaacaaaaatcaccactgttctatcttattaaaaattaggaaataaattatcataagtagtattaaatttatgtaagaattttaataagtgactaattacatttactttaaaaaaattgactaattatttatatttctatgataaaaattgtgtttaattttaaatgtatctatacgtatgcattaatgcatgtgttatatgcttcttctttttttaataatttggctaattatttatatatttataataaaaattgtatttaattttaaatgcatctaTGCATTTGCATGGATTACAtgctagtctatatatatatatatatatatatatatatattaataggtaaagctcaaaaaaaaaatccaattagattctaattgagctctaattttgtgtcatgtgtcctAAAAGTTATTTTAATTGTGATGCACAGATACTTATTACACGCTAAAATTGAAGGGACTAGgcaaaattttatcctaaattttttcttaattttgaatCACAAATATTTACTACACGCTAAAACCGAGAGGACCAGGCGTTAGAAACAAGAGAAAGATAAACCATGAAAATGATGAAATTATTTAGAGGGGCACATGAGATACACGTCCATTGGCAGAACTAGGTGGAGAAGATAGCTACCTCTCTCTCTAACTCTAAAACCTTTGTAGAGATCTCAATCCATTGTGTGCAGGATCATTCGTGAGACAAAAACCATGACCAACTTCTCCATGAAATCGAATCCAAAAGGTTAATTTGTCTGCTAAGGCCctgcctcttcttcttttgattagatccaaattatacaaaattttaagttatggTTTCAATTATTGTTAAAACAATCAAATAGCTTATGATGTTTGATTTGTGacaattgaatttttatattaaatttaattaatggttTGCTATATTTGGTTCTGATTTTGTGTTGTTTAAGTTAAGTACAAAGGCTCTTAGCAAGAGTAAAAGAGGGAAATTGACAAACTGTCTTTTTTTTGTGCTAGGTTACCTGCCTTTGTTGTTTCCTCACTTTAAAGCCACATTTCAGACTTTGGAACACTTCCTTTAAGTGTAAAAGTCGTGCCCTTTGAATTCcaatacctttattttcaatttttaatttttcagtaCGTTCtcaccttttaattttttacatcaTTCACTCTGGAACAATTATTGAAACTAATGCGTTTGTTCTTGGACCAATACAAAAGATATTGGTTCATCAAGATTGGCAATGTTTATATCTTTGTTGATATCCAtcctatttattttgtttaatatatGTTGACCGTTTCAAGTCATATATATCAATTACGTGGCAAAAAGATTTAAACTTTGTTAGGGATTGATTTCCATTATGCATTCAATATATTTGAAAGAATGTTTATGAAAACGAGTGAGATATATGATTGGCAGTAGTGGGTATTACAAAAGGATATATTTGTTGTGTCGCTGATAAACATTGTTCCCCGAAAATGATTCTCTGGATGCTAAACTAATCtattatgagaaaaatatagACTATCTGATTTAGAATGGCTTAGATGatggtgatgaagatgattgcaAGAGGTACCAACTCAATTCCCTTCAAAACAACATTCAATTCCACAGCTCTTAATTCTTTCCTATATATATTTCAGTCTTATGCTGTCTCTATTCATTCCTTGAGAGTTTTCAGAATGGAGTCTCTAAACATGAATGCCAGGCTATAGTCAAATCTTTTTTCTTAGCATTGGCCTTTaattttatctcttaaaaattGCCTGCAAGATGTTTGTCAAATGCTTGACTATAAGATTTTTATGACATAAGGActttaaaagtgtttttttttttttctaagtttcTTTCTAGAATCCTTTGGCTATTTTGTTATACTGATCTCTAAGGTTTGAATTGATGCCTTAAGAGataaagaaaacctaaaaaaactTCAATATGTTAGAGCTccatttaatttaaattgtCAACTCCCTCTTTAGTTATATTTTTGTGTTGTTAAGCATTTGAATGAGCAATTAGTCTATTGAGAATTACATGAGTCATTATTGGTAAACTTGAAACAAAACTTATGAGAGCATAATATCCATTGATTCGAAAATTTACATTTGCAATTCTAATATGGAATGTTTTCTTTTGACTTATTGTATCCATTTCAATAACATTCgtatcttatttattttatttatgtgagTAGAATATCTATTGTATTATGTGGACAATTGATTTGATTCGAAAATTTACATTTGCCTAATTCTAAAATAGAATGTCCTTTTTTGGCTTATTGTATTTATTTCAATGAATCTTcgtatcttatttattttttcttgctttATAGCCTGTTTGAATGGAggggggaaggagggggagtgaAGGGGTAGAGTAGAATTggttaaaaataagctaattttgtgctaaatctactctactctactctattccccctccctctccctcaatccaaacagaccattagTTTTTACATAGCGAATAATATTGATTGGGACAATTGCAAAATCATTCTTAATCATCCCTCCTCAAATAATAGAACCCCAATGGAAGAAATCAATAACGGATTATTAGTAGGATTATCACTATAGTTCATGTTGTGTGAACCCAAAACATACAGTAACATCAAACATTTCCAGGTCATGCAGCAACCTGGTTCGAAATGCTATTCTAAATGAGTTAAAAACAAACCATTGATATGGAATTGCTAGCACAAAACAAAGGTCATGCCTGAAAGAGTTTCAAGTTTCACAAATACAATGCCTACGAGTTACGACCCAATTACTACAGCATGTAATTGTAAAAGGTTTTCTTGCTTAGAGACAATTACTAAAGCTCCATGATTTAGTCACAACTGATACTAATTTGTTGtttctattcttattttgttGGTAGGTTGATTGAAGTGACACatatacaaaattttccaaTGCATCACTTGAGTTAGCAACTATCCCTAGAAAATTGAGATCAAAGCACAATATACGAGAAAATCGGTGATAAATTAAAGTCAAGGcataatcaaaattcaaattagcCTCTAAttgtagtttaattttgtgttaagtGACCCATTTATAATACTCAACGAGAAAGCTGGGATGACTTTCattaattattactattattcaATATTTTCGTGTGTTAGCACGGATTACAatctagtatatattaataggtaaaatcgaaagaaaattcaattagatttcaaattcaaattcaattagagtttaattttgtgccacatgtcccatttaagtttttaaatttttgtgtcaagtgagttaattcagtgtaaaaattggatttcaattagagtttaattttacaccaggtgtctcatctaatctaagttttttaatttttgtgtcaagtgagttaattcagtgTAGAAAACGAGGAgtctaatataaaaaaaataaaaaaaataaaaaaaaaaaaaaaaaaaaaaaaaaaaaaacctaatcatatatctaactctataaataaaattagaggaaaagagaatttgaatgattttatatttatgagccattttttgtgtaactaaaaataattcaaatttataagttatttatgTAATATCCCATAATTATGTATGGTTCATTACTAAttggataatatatatatataattattatttactcTATGAGTGTTTTCAAATTGCCAGTAAGCCTATGTAAAGTTATAGAAGCCATGATTCgtaagttttggtgggggcaagGGTATTCGGAGAAGATTCACTGGATTAATTGGAGATCCTTGTGTTCCTCTAAATCTGTTGAAGGAATAGGgttcaaagatattcaaaaatttaataatgCTTTGCTGGCAAAACAGGTTTGGCTATTACTTCATAATAAGGATACTTTGCTTTACCGAGTTTTTAGTGCTAGATACTTCCCTGACGGTAATATTTTGGATGCTCCAGTCCACCCAAAATGCTCCTTTGCATGGAGAAGAATTTTACAAGCCCGTGAGGTTATCAATAGAGGTGCTATATGGACTTATGGAGAATGGGAAACTGATTATCTATTGATGTATGGAATCATAGATGGCTGCCTAAACCTGAACAGAGTAAGATTGTTTCTCCACAACAAGATGCAGAGATCAGTAGAGTGCATGAATTATTTTACCCAGACATAAGAGTGTGGGACCCAAGTTTGCTGGAGAGGTGTTTTTTACCGTGGGAGGCAGAGATGATCAAACAGATTTATGTGCATGAAGCGGGTGGGGATAATGTACGGGTTTGGCCACTTACCCCGGATGGTAATTACAGTGTGAGGAGCGCATATCGCATGTTGGCAGCTGATGGAAATAATCAAAACCCGAGCTCATCTTCTCCATCTGAAGCTAAGAAAGTATGGAAGGGAATATGGAAGATCAAGACCCCAAATAAAATTCTCCATTTCGTTTGGAGAGCTGCCAAGGACTCATTGCCAACCAAGCAAAATTTGAAGGCCAGACATATTCCTTTGGATGACACCTGTGTGATGTGTGATGATCAACCTAAAACTTTACTGCATTGTCTTTGGCTCTGTTCTCATGCTCAATCGGTTTGGGGATCAGATATAACATTTGCTAATCTGTATAAAAAGAAGCATAGAAGTTTCTTCGACTTGCTGGATGATGTGATGCAGAATAGCTCGGGTTATTGTGTGGCTCTGTTTTCCACCATTGCGTGGAGTCTGTGGCAGAGGCGGAATCAAATTCGGGAAAATCAAGGGACTTTGCCATTGCATGAAGTTGGAGATAGGGCTAAGGCTTTGGTAGTGGAGTTTTTGGAAGCAAACAAACATATACGCAACCCAAGCTTGAGATGGGTAGCAAGTTGGTTGCCTCCACCAGAGAATTGCTATTAAGTAAATTTCAACGCAGTTCTTTTTGATTGTTTGGGCTGTGCAGCCATCAAGGTGGTAGTACGAGATTACAGAGGAGATGTTATGGTAGCACTAAGCCATAAAATTGCTCTTCCTCTGTTAGCAGCTTTGGTAGAGGCTCGAGCTGCCCATAGAGCAATCACCTTTGCTCAGGAAATGTGCTTTTTTCGTATTCAAGTAGAAGGGGATTGTCTGGGGGTTATTCATGCTTTGCAATCTCAAGCACGGTGCAATACCTTATACGGACATGTGGCTGATGATACTCGAAGATTAAGCTCTGCTTTACAGTCTTGTCAGTTCCATCATATTGGAAGGGAATGGAATAAGTTAGCTCATGAATTAGCTAGAAGAGCAGTTTTCTTTGTAGATACTTATATGGGTAGAAGATCTACATTTTGATTTGGATGttgtatttcaatttgattttattaatgaaattttcttaacgttttctcaaaaaaaaaaaaaaaaaaaaaattacccaatgtaccatttcatatatatatatattaaaccatatgttagagaaaattcaattagaatcaaaattggattttgcttttgttagctttccataaactaatgagcattttttttttatactgtttttattcaaatattttgtatgGGAAATTTTGAacctaaaaaattgtaattgagtAGAACTATTCCATGCACCCATCtccattcaatttaggagatactattggACCAacctattctttttattttgtgttgtatttagtagaatttcatgTACAATGATTGTGAATTAATATTGTATATGTAATATCCAATAGtgattttctaaattatatGCATAATAGTAATGTAATGAGAAATTTAGTGTAACtgatatcatgaaaattgcaaggaaaaacaattttagtACCTCTAAATGTCTTGGTTAAACTAATGTTCTATATGTTTAATAATTCAAGCTAACATCAATAGCACTGCTTCAATTTATCATTCCCGTGTGTAAGTATGGGTTAcatactagtatatattaataggcaaagtttagagaaagtccaattcaaatttgaaattggagtccaattttgtgccatgtgtctaaattatgtgggaccacatcataattATCCCTCCAAATGTCCATTCtcaatctaattagattcttcaattgaagtccaattttgcgctacatgtttctaatttttttttcttcttaattttagtGCTAAATGTAGGGAACACACCATAAATATCCATCTAGGTGTCCAATATGAATAAATCACTTTTGGATTTATCTTAGAAGAGTAGATAAAAATAGTGAATGGTGACATTTATTCATCTCCCTCAATCTcaatacaatttttatgagtCTGATAACCTTGACGTTTAGGCTTCTACTTCTCTGCACATGGTTGTCTTCTCAACTCCTTCTAAGGCCCCCCTTAATTAGTGGTTTCGCTTTTTATAAACAAGCAGAAGCAAGGGCAGCGGTAGTGGTAGTGGTAGATTCATCCCAAATTTAACTATTGAAGGAAAACTCAAAGGTCTCCAGAGATGAATGCACTTTAGGGATCAGCTAGCCATCCAAATTTGCCACAGCCAATTTCTTCCCATTGCaaatagttgttctttaatcAAGATATTTCATTGTAGAGTATTTTTATTGCATTCAACAGTCATGCAATCAAAGTCATGaacataaaaattttttatgagtttgtttgtttgattaacATCTTATGTCTTAGAAGTCGTCTGTTGACTAGTGGGATTATTTTATTGCCACACCATCTCTCTCTATCACTCTCATCTGGAATAAAACAACAAGCCTcattgattgtgaaaatattcaCTGTTATaaggttttgtgtgtgtgtgtgtgtgtgtgtgtggagattTTGATTGTTTGCGCAATTGTGGCGTTCATTTAGTTTTGGAGGAGATGTGAGAGTAGTGGTGTTAACACTTCAACGAAAAGCACCAAACAACAAGGAAGCACATTAAAATTGAACAATTGATTAATTATTCCAAGTAGGCAAGATTGAAGAAAAGTccccaaaatagaaaaaataggtttAGCACATACTGTTGTCGAAGGGGAGTTGAATTGTAGAATTAGAATATCTAGGAAGACAGCATTCGCATCCGAGTTTTagaaaatatctcattttaccatctcaaaagttaatttatctattatatcatatcattttacaatatacccaacatcccaacttttattttaccatacaacacattaaataatatatctacacaataaaataaaaaaacataatacccaaatgaaacccaaaacccaataaaatattattttaaaattataccatCTTGCTACAGTAGCttctaagagcattagcatccggTATCTTcaaactattctattttaccatctcaaaagcTACTTTGTCTATTATACCtaccattttataatacacccaACTTCTATTTTCCCATACAACatcttaaataatataaacaacccaataaaaataataaatcccTACTCTCTCTCTGTTCTTTCCAATCCTCTATAGCttctctctcttgctctctgtctctctctctctctctttcaaccACCCAAACCACCCCAAATCAACCCTCCATTGCCCCACTGCCCACCGAAATTCCACCTGTTAAAATCAACCCACACCACAACACAACCCATAACCTCCACCACTCAACCAACCACGCAGCCACCACTTGACCCACGGCATCCAAACCCACCACCTGCTCCATGCCTCCAAACCCACCACCTGACCCACGACCCAAACCGCCACTGCAACCACctgctaccaccaccaccaccgcgaacaaacccaaaaaaagctACTAAAACTCAAACAAGCTACCActaaattaaacatttaaacaaaaacccatcAACCCATCGACGAGGTTGAGAAGCCCATTATCAAAGGCGAGGTTGAGCAGCCCATCATCGGAGGTAAGCTTGAGCCCCTCCATCACAGGACCACACGATCAAAACCCCATCGAAATGAACCCACGCCGATCAAAACCCAATCTCCGTGGAACCCACATCGATCAAAACCCCATCAGAACCCACCTGATCtccacccaaaatcaaaaccccatcggaacccacccaaaatcaaaacccaccttgCCACGACCCACGACAAAACAGCCCAAGTAGCTCCAGTGGCAAGTCTTGAATGGGAGAGAGATGTGAGAGAGGGAGTGAGGTCAGAGTGACACGGAAAGAGACAAAGTGGGAGAAGAGGAGATAGTGAACGAGGGAGAGagaataaagtaataaaaaaaaaatacaagccTACTTCATTGTCGTCATACATATAAGACgatactgtagcagtattgcaaattattttacaattgcAAGTCCAGATAATGCATGCTTTTTTATGCtttgatgctaaaatttagcatattTTGAGTTATACAAGTTCCAATACTAATACTCTAAATGTAGGATACTACTATAgctcaattgtaaatttttttttttttttttttaacaattggcATGCCGGGTAATGCTACACTTTTGTGATTTGATGCTAAACTATAGCATTTTAGGAGTTTTACATGTGTGGATATTGATGCTTAGTATTGGTGGTGTTAAATtgctaaaatgctatttttagcaccacaaacTACAAAAACTGTGTTACATCAGTGGAGCTATAAGTAAAATTTTGGcgaaaatacacttttggtccctacattttgagtcaattctcattttggtccctTAATTGATTTTGCGCCTATATTAGTCTCTGAAAGCTAA contains:
- the LOC126728544 gene encoding uncharacterized protein LOC126728544, with the protein product MIKQIYVHEAGGDNVRVWPLTPDGNYSVRSAYRMLAADGNNQNPSSSSPSEAKKVWKGIWKIKTPNKILHFVWRAAKDSLPTKQNLKARHIPLDDTCVMCDDQPKTLLHCLWLCSHAQSVWGSDITFANLYKKKHRSFFDLLDDVMQNSSGYCVALFSTIAWSLWQRRNQIRENQGTLPLHEVGDRAKALVVEFLEANKHIRNPSLRWVATIKVVVRDYRGDVMVALSHKIALPLLAALVEARAAHRAITFAQEMCFFRIQVEGDCLGVIHALQSQARCNTLYGHVADDTRRLSSALQSCQFHHIGREWNKLAHELARRAVFFVDTYMGRRSTF